ttaatgaacgctgcggggcggtatgatgcagttccttttcttgcttaccagctgactgcttacctccgtatgaacagctttcccactgtaaccagttcgtcctgttagctcgccatgtacgtcggcggacttgagatgcagagaggagttgaccatgacaacggggttcgagtctagtgaagaacggttctagaaagcgtgtaagaaaaaaaaacaaaagccaaaaataaataacggtgagaatgtggtaaaatctgaaaacgtggtaaaaatcagacgagcgCTTTTCCTTTTTTGGAtttcttttgaaaactgtcggttgggtttagggaagtgggtgggcgggtcagtcgataaaattggttgggtttagggaaggtggagaGTGGGTCAGTggattggttggtcagtcagtcaaacagtcagtcaacagcggcctctggtgggtttatgcgagaacagcaggcgcgaatgggatctcaaaaagcttacacagcggcctctggtggattcgcgaaaacaaaatctgcaagaAAACGTAGCTCTTGGGATGTATTtgatggtctccagaaatgtagcgggacgttttcagaatgagcttgggttgaaaTTTTCACTTTGTAAGTCATTCTTTTTAAGAGATCGTCACGGTTgatgtagctactaaatcatattaacaggaatAGAAATGAACTGATACAGGTGTGCGTTCGAAATGTCAGAAAACATGCAATAGGCTATCATAAACGGTGTGAATTGTACACAGATTTGCAATCTTAAaaggctccacagactattaaaataaaaaggtctGTTGTTgtacaaacgtgtgagcattttagtgactttttcacatgcaacattatctattgtagatagaccgttaaatacgatactaccgtttacaaactacagtggtaCAGATGTCTGCCGACACcggtgaaaacctcagaagcatgccatggttaaccctgagcaaatgcCTTAAAACTTTGTTACAATTAACcctgtgttactttgtgccccccGCTCCCCTAGTTGCtagacagttgctatggtgttatgagtggttgctaaggtgttgctaggcggttgctatggtgttctgagtggttgctaaggcattgctaggtgtttgctaaggtgttctgattggttgctaaggtgtggataggcggttgctaagatgttctaggtcattactaaggtgttgctaggtggttgctagggtgttctgagtggttgctaagacattgctagatggtttctagggtgttctgagtggttattTAGGCgttgctagacggttgctaaggtgttctgattgcttgctaggtggttgctaaggtgttgctaggaagttgctaagatgttctaggtCGTTACCAAGGTGTTTCtcggtggttgctagggtgttctgagtggttgaatagtggttgctaaggcattgctaggtggttgataagatgttgctaaggtgttctgagtgtttgctaggcagttgctatgatgttctgggtggttgctaaggcgttgctagggtgttttgagtggttgctaaggtgttgctaggtggttgctatgttgtTCTGAGTGACTGCTAAGGCATCGctggggtgttctgagtggttgctagggtgttctgagttgttTCAAAGGTGTTGCTACGTGGTTGctaagtattctgagtggttgctaggcagtatgtttctagtataattaatatgttaatatgtttgttagtatgtttgttgatattattagccctcttaagcaactgaacatgtacatatgtgtgtatatatatatatatatatatatatatatatatatatatatatatatatatatattgataatttCTGTACATATTCGAACTTGTATCtcctaatttgcatatatttccaaaTATCAGACTTCTATGTGGGGCAGTTGGGACTGTGCTGTTGAAGCATACTCATGTTCACTAATCCTCAAATAATcaagaatatttattttattttattttaggctgTTGTTCTTAATAATTGGATGAGATTAAAGGTAATTCCCTGCAAAAATCCGAATTGAATCTTTTTATCCAGTAAATTAAGGTCCTCGGAGTATCCTGCTCTCGAGGATCACCTTCAAAGTGTTTCTCTTCTTGACAAGAGTCTGGGGATGTTAAAGCAGGATGAAAGGGGCCTGGGGTTGAAGGGAGGGAACAAGGAGAAGGAAGTTGCAAGGGAGCACAGCTGCTGTAGTGTGACAGACTGCACTTCTGACGAGGCTATTATTAGCTCCAGACTTATGCCAAGAGTTATTTATAAAAACCAGCAGCAGAAAAACGCTAAAGCACAAGGTGACTTGAAAACACTAAGGAAGAAACGCTCTAGCTTTGTGATAAAATAAACAGTACACGGGGTCAAAACCTTGACCAGGCTAGACATGTTTACAGCAGGCTACAAAATGGGAAAACGTAAAAAATTCAGTCTGAACATAGACATGCATTTTGATGTTCAAAACACTTATGTGGATTTTAATTCTGCATGAACCTGATAGGGCGACCTTgtttcatattgtgacgcagttcctagagaaagggaattaaatgagaaaacagtggggaGGGCTTTCTTTATCCTTCTCATCATTTCTGATGTAGCACTGTCAAATCTGACAGTTGGAGAGGCGTGGTTAAGTGTTAACCACTCCAATAcatcagacagacgtaatctgaaaatttaactgaaaacaaacaggaagcacTTTTtagattacaatttttttttttactagaaaagtaaagttggTAGACAAACTTCATGGTGTCTTGAGAAAGCCTGGTCTGAAAGTTTAAAGTagctttaaagtttaaataactgaAGTAGTTTTGAGAAGTTTGAATCAGCTGGCAGAGATAAGTACAcaaatgttagcatgtttctagtatggattggcatgtttgttgctaggcggttgatagggtattctgagtggttgctaaggttttgcttggtggttactagggtgttctgaatggttgctaggatgttctaggtggttgctaatgtgttgctaggtggttgctagtgtttaggagtggttgctaaggtgttgccagggtgttctaggtagttgctaaggtgttactaggcagttgctataatgttctgagtggttgctatggggttgctagagtgttcaaggtggttgctaaggtgttgctaggcagttgctagagtgttctgggtggttgctaaggtgttgctaacataaattagcatgttgctagcataaactagcatgttgttagcattattctagtatcaattagcatgttgctagcatatttttgtatgaactagcatgttagtatgattttagcatgaattagcatgttactagcatgtttgtAGTATATACTAGATTAGTATGGATCAGTATATTGTCAGCATGAATTAGTGTTTATTTAGTATGtcaaatgtaaagtcaatggcagtttttacaataaaagtctatgggacagttgctacggtgctgtaagtggttgctaggttgtggctagtaagttgaaaggtcatcagtggtTGGCAGagtggtagtctgagttaaatgagccaaACCTTAGGTCTGTATGGCAGTCTGgggcaaagttatgaggtcacaaagtttggtccaatgtcaAGCCAATGGGACTTTTCAAAATTTCCAGGTCAGTTTTCGCGAAACcataagtcggatcagttagaaaagatatagcaacttaattcagtgtAGTTTGGAGGTTTTGAGGTTAGTTTAGTGGTtgagtatgaacggtctaggtggagatgcattcttaaaataatctaagaaaaaaaagaagacttcctcaagccaccataattacaatgtaatgtgtatttatttagtgcttttattgtgtatggccaaaagcgcttcacaatcatgagggggtggGCATCTTTAGTGATTCCAAAAGGTCAGCTGAGATGCATTTCTCTTCCATCTGGTATTAACATAACTTTGAAATCAGCCTCTGATGACCATGTGAGTAAGAATTTAATCAAAACAGTTTCTCTTATTAACTTTTTGTGGCAATAGGTTTGATGAAAACACTACTTAAATCTTTGAAGTCTTTGAAACATAGTGTATATAGCTTACATCTACATGATCATTAGTTGGACTACAAAGAATAATTCAAAACAACAAAACCCCTCTACATATGTGTCAGAAACAACATGGCTCCTTTGCTATGACATTATGACTATAGCTGCCAGAGaggtttttaaacaataaatgtgTGAAGGTTGTATATAACCACAATATATTGGCCAGTGCTTCGTTTTCATTGCTTAAACTCTCCATGTACATTACAACAATTCATATGTGAACAATTAACAAATCACCAAATAGTCTAAGACAACTTTAATCTATGATGAAGTTGCTGTAAAGGTAGATCTTGAAGACTTGAAATCTTCTAGTCCCTGATCAACATATGGCTTATCTGAATTGGCAGTCAAAACTCCAAAATTGCAAGCCTTCAATTCTGAGTTGTCAATTAAACCCAGGATTCGAGGACCCAGGGTTCTGCAGGAAGCTCCTTGCTTGATCCTTGGCACTTCACATTCCTCATTATTGGGACTTGAGATTCTGATTTAATCCAAGTGTTTCCTTGAGAGCTGTCTGCCCTGAAAGACCCATGTGGGGAATTGTTTCTTCTCAGGTTGTGAGAGCCGCCATCTCTGCAGCTCGTTTTTTTGTAGAAAACCGGTTTCGGGATCTTTGAAGGCTTCTGGTCAGATCTGAGGTCACGTCTTGGTCGAACACAGGGTCTTAGTTTCAGCTTAAAGATGGACGGCACTCTCTCTGGCTTCCTTAAGGATCTTCTTTGTTTGAACGAAGAGCTTCTCTGCTTCTTCACATGTTCATTACCTAAACAAGACACTCTGCCAATGGGAATTTTAGTCCCACGGTTTAAGTTGTTGGCTTGCACCATTACAATTTCAGCAGTCTCCTTTGAATCCATACTAGATCCCAATGAAGACCAAGAACTGGTCATACAGGGTTTAGAGACCTTTAGGTGATGTGTGGTACCTTGACTATCCTCGATCTTGCCTTTGATACCCTTAGGAAGAGTGTTCACCCATTTCTCAACTGACACCTTCTCTAAATTCCTTTGGCCTCCAGAAAGTTCAGCAATGACTGCATCAAAAGCCCTGTTTCCACGGTAGGGAGTTGCTCGATCAAGACTTGCTGATCTGTTGGAAGCTTTACAGTGGTCAAATGGGATCTTTCCTGAAGTCATAGGAGTCTCATCATGATGCTTCTCATCAGAGCTAGTGGTGGTTTCCGAGTCGATGCTTAGCTGCTGTAGATTGGTCAAGATCTCCTCCTCTAGGCTCTTGTAGAGGACTGCTTCCTGAGCAGGACTAAGAGGAGGAGGAGTGAAGAGATAACTTCTCTCAGTTCCTCTATCTTCACCTCCTAAATTTGCTTTAGACTTTTGAGGATCAAGCAGGCTTTGGGAAGATTTACTTGAGCTGATGAGGTTAGACCGCACTGGTAGGACCAAGTGCTGTACCTTTTTGCTCAACGATCTATCAGCTTCTTGTTCAACTTGTCCTCTCTTATTtacatttagaatattttttgctttttccgAGGACTCTTCTTGTGGGATCTTAGCTTGAGTTCTATGTCTGTTAAATTGTGCTTCTGAGATCGCTCCTATCAGCCCTTTAAAAGGAGAAAAGGTGCGGGTGAAATTGCTGTTTTTGGGACCCCCATTGTCCTCTGCCTCCTCAACTGTGATGTTTGGAGGTTTGGGACATGAACGTATATTTTGGAAAGTCCTGCTGGGACTTTCTTGTGAGTCTGCTCTATCCTGATTTTCTCGTCCTTTACCTCCAGCTGTGGAATTTTGTCTCAGTTTGGAAACAAACTGCGATTTGGTCCAGGTTTGGCCCAGATTTTTCTCAGGCACTTGCTGTGGTTGGACCTGATTGAGGGTTCTCTGAAAAACAAGAGGAGTTTGAGCATGCTGTATCTCAAGTTGGGGTGTGGTAGGATGATGGGTGGCCCGTGGAAGACTGCTCGTGAGGCGAGGTACTGGTGGGGTCCGTGTTGCATCTCTGCCTTTCCTACTGTTGGAGTTTGTCTTCAAACTGTCTTTACTGTCAGGACAAGTGTACACATGAGGGGTACCTGGTCTCTCTCTTAATCTgaaaaaacacccacacacagacTTGTCAGTACAGTTTATGCTTCCTCAACCGCTGCTAAGAGTATCACATATTTATGGAAACAGATTTTCATGATTAGGTGCATGTTTTTTCAGGGGTAAGAAGAAATGGAGACCTAATGGACATacattataacaatttatttgCTGGACTACTATGAGTAGTACTTTGTGTCCTCATTTTTGCCTTTGCAATttctgtaatacatttttaaatggctCTGACCACATTTAATGAAGGTTTAAATGCACCAGACACCACTTTTGCTCACCtcaaaattcaattttttttttaattgaatctcaCTGTAATCTCTCATGTTGGCAATTTCTCCTcccaaaaaagtttatttttccaATTTTATTTTCTCATAATGCCTATTAACATACTTAATAGAGAACTTTGGAAAAAAGTAAAATGCAAGAAATGACAGAGAAATGCAAACTCTCACATAATATGTGTGGACACATGTGAAATAATAGATGCCATGATgggcagaggccagtgggcaaatctggccaggatgccggggttaaacctctactctttttcgaaggacatctttGGATTTTGAACGATTACAAAGAGTCAGgattaatgtctcatccgaaagacggcgctcactgagcagtatagagtccttatgaatatactggggcgttaggaccaaGGGCGTAGATTCGCTCTTGATATTGGACATACATCTCTAGAGCTCATGCATTGAACAGCACTAATTCTGTTTCgggtttttaaaaacatgataaagtacttaaaatataaaatgaacacttaataatacaaataacaatcccgtcccatgctgcaaaagtcaatttacatgattttactgcagtcaggctttgaggaggtatgaatggagagaaatttagagaggtgtgtgacaATTTACTGTTTTATCCCGagtattgtttttcataatcatggaggccaaaatcaaaactgaattttaattaatAGCACAGCCTTGGTTAGTAGTATTATGGTAAACTAGTAGCAAACTTGACTTGGTGCATGTGTAGGTTAAGAGTTGACGgagcattactttattttgaagtcgattaaataattggtagggacatttcagtaattcgtggatattggtggggacatgtccCCTCCATCCATGCTAATTCTACGCCCTTGGTTAGGACCCATGCAGACcgcaggttaagcgccccctgctggtctcactaacacaacttccagagttgcagagagctagctgccggcagcataataaaacaatatggACATGTAATTTCAGACAGTAATCTTCactgaaactgtctgtcaatTTTGATTAAGATTACATCATAACAGTCTAGCAAGCTAATGTTAAGTTAGCATACATTACTACACAAATAAACCAAGGCACAACACTAACACTGTTCATTTCTTGAATTTTAAATGAATCCTATGGGTCTCTTTTTGTTGTTCTACTAATTTCGTTGCTATAATTCAACAGCCAACATTAAATATGTTGGTCATTAACTGTGAAAGATAGAGACTATGGGAATATGAAATAATAGCATCTATAATTACATTCCTGCAGATTGGTCTTCGCTAAAAGCGTGACATTGATAATGAGATGTTATGATGAAGTGGAACAAGTTTGTTCAATTGCACAAAGGGTGAACTCagatgctaattaaataaaaaatatcacagtctgtctttctctctgtcttgcacaaaaactcattgttatgtttatGCCTTAGACTCTGGCTGTTGTTTCTGTCAGGTTCTCAAACCTCAGACAACAAGTAATGTGTCTGTGAAAATCCAAGGGTTTAAGTGGATTTCTATCATCCTGCCAGGCAGATCTATGCCCGCAAGAAAGATTTTCTCTTAGACCAATCTGATTTTAACAAGTTCTGActgtatctatatatacacaatgACATTTTTGTTTGGAAATTGCAATGTAACAGAAGTAGCTAACAAAACGTCTTCTGTATTATGATGTAGGCCACAGACTTGATACTATCCATCATTTGTGTACTGAATGGAGGCAGATCTGAATGATTTGTCATTTTTAAGAAGTGACAGCTTTTTAGCAAACCtatgaaattaaaaattacaaggtcaaataaaaaaaatgtaaacctttTTTAAATTTCATGCCGACTCAAAATGGATTAGGTACtgcttaaaggattagttcacccaaaaatgaaaattctgttattaatttgtCATCCTCAAGTcgttcaatcccctgagacctttgttcatctccggaacacaaaataagaggttttagattaaatctgagagctgcTTCATTCTCCTTAGATGGtccagagacattcaaagtccagaaaaggaaccaaaaacactaGCTATCTTTCCTgtctttttatgcacattttggaatattgcattaaaaatgtttaatgttagttccaagatttttaaaatgtgcataaaaaaacgtatgcgcacaAGTAAATAGGAAAAACTTTTATCCTATAGGAAAAATGTggataaactatgatggaaaaacatttaccaaataaattccagcatgcgaaTTAAAATGCAATTTGTTTGAACAAATCCTGTAATAACTTAAAAGGGTTGGACAAACCAGTGGACCGACcacattaaacaacatttgggcGTCTGCGCTCCAAAAGATCTCGACATTCATTGCATCTTGTcttcgtcttctgaggtgcaaataaatattatataagaaaaaaggcccacagtggcttgTACTAAtgcagcaaattacatttttctttttgatatttggctccagcttatcaggaagtgacaattttgttctctttgactcattcaattttgcgcataaatctaaatcgcatctttggatggagacATAGCTAttatcaaaacattccatgtgacttcagtggttcacctgtaatcatatgaaactttatgaacacttttgtgtgccaaaaaactgtaaaaaccacTTTGTTTGTCAATGTCTCCTGTATTAGATTAAGATGTACATTTACTAGGGACAATACAATGTTTGCGTGTTGTGCTGCTGACTCTAATGCTAATATGCCACATTGCCCATAGTAAACAAGCACCTTGACAACCTGACATGGAAGAGAACATATTTGTGAATTTAGccatatttacaattttttggtgcacaaaagtgttcacGGAGCTTCATCTGGTCACAGTTGAAtcactaatgctgagttcagactgcatgattttaaaagTAGTAGTagcacagatgttttcacactgcatgactatctggggcagCATTCAGTCTCTgctgtttacactgtaggatatATAGGCaacggggtttcacactgcatgactttacaatagaagAATCACAGACAACTTTTTCTCAGTCCACAAACTATGTCTcgcaaccaaacacacacaagaagtgaCATGGGAACAACGCAAGGTCACATAgtgcatctttttttattatctacataatgagaaagaaagcTTTAGTGGGGtataaaatgtacttattttgctcacctgggttttgaaTGGAATTGCAATTTCCCCTTAACTATTTTCTTTTTCAacccagttgtggtattgctcagatgacacgccAAGTATGGGTGCTCCtgacaaatttccactagttttcccTTCAtctcttgggtccaaatagactgaaaagaagcacttttaacttctcccccaacctcccgctggcctgcagatacccatactagtggaagCTGCTCTTTCATTGGCTATAGGTGATAACACAGATATTATtttaatcagaacacatttcacacggcatgattttgaatcgcagacaggtccagatatttagcatgccaaatatctcatgggtGTCAGCAACTAATTGGCAATTTTCTCAGATggcatctttgatagttcacactgtgtgattgttccTCAAgttgaacgagcaccgatttgcctgtgatttcaggcatttattagcgatttctcaaaacctgtcagcgagtcaaaatcggggctaaaatcatgcagtctgaacttggcataaagtcacatggaatgttttgactgtCTTATTTTCTTCTAAGCTtttgaatgtgtcaaatcttTTAGATTTCATCTTAAATACCTTCATTTGTGTTATGGAGATGAACAGAGGTCTCACGGGATTGGAATGACACTAGAGTGATTAactgataacagaattttcattactttgtgaactaaccctttgacTCTCTGATAGTCTTTGGTTATTTTAGgctgaaatttttttatttttttaaattcatctgAATGAATTTGAATCATAGAAATGGTCTAAAACTCCTTGAGCAACACTTTAAAACACCAAGAGTGTGAAatagatacacacatacaaacacacttgTGGTCTTGAGGGTCAAAATGACCGCCATAGGGAATTAATGGGAAATAGgaaaaaatatgaacatttagagAATATTTTGCTTGCACAGTCAAAAGATGTAGCATGATGCTGACAAAAGTGCACAGGAGTGAAGGGGTAACactctaagggctctattttaactatctaggcgcaaagtctaaatcgCATGACGCAAAAGCATTAGGGCTTGTCCGATTCCACTTTTGCTGTTTAAGggacggaaaaatacactctgcaccctggtgcatggtctaacagggttgtgcttattctcttaatgagaacGTGCATTAAAACTATCAGAGCATCATCTCCCATTCCTGTTAAGAGTCAGTTGCaacgcgccatggcacatttacTATTTACAGGGCAGACCTTGTAAgaagaaaaactgaacacttcattagcgagaaaacagttaaacagaccatctgcagagaGGATAAAGAaaaagcctcctccattcagcttctttactttctctttattttacttttactctttaatttactcctttactttcatggataaggaaacggtgttgtacgcactcaaagatttgtttcaaaactatttctaaattcagttctaattttcagcaaacgatTAAATGAGCAATAGTAACgaagtgtggttaaaaaacagttatatccgacaggtggacaaatctaaacttgtttttattaaaacaaatataaatatgcgtataataaaaaatactactactaataataacattatacaaatgcaaattgtcatgaataaactgaaaagagCCCCCTGACacggaggcagtggtttttatatttatgtagaaaataataatttttgtaacgttttaatcctttattttttatatgtaaagatatttgtgtattgctgtacatcctgtgtgtacgcgttttggacctgcataggtgcataactaaggCACGGTCATTTCAGTTCCTTAAAGTAgaaacgcgccaacaatgcgccttaacacacctcctttttagaccagcacacccatgagtccacaaagtggcgcatatgaatttgctatttaaacaacatggcgcaatacatgaaaattagggttgtgctggcctgaaaatagcaacaaaacgcgcaaaacacgtcttgcaccttattgcacctatggtgtatgatagggccctaagtgtgaaatacacacacacacttacacacagcaTCATACAAAATGTTAAGGCTTTTGTGTAGTCTCTTTATAGCTCTTTATACAGATTGTACTGtaatcataatataaaaataaacacttcaaaTCAACTTTTCAAACAACAAATATTTGAAACTTGtcaaaaaagtctttttttttaaagattgtctAAATGTAGATTCAAATGCACAATCCCCTAGTAatgtcaaaacaaataaaacattcacaagcAGCTTTGTAGAGATAGTAATAGTAGTTACACCTTATCATTACATTTCTTTACAACCAGATGGTGCTAatctgccttttgtttttgtatagCAGAGTCTCTATTTTACCTGTAAATtctgcaataattaaaaaattcttacaaataaacattacattgttttcaatgggggaaaatggaTGATAATTGCAgcacaaatattaattattaccaCAAAGCCCTctcaaaatgctaaataatatagaaaaaatattattaaacaaaaataaatgttactgATTTTACTAAAAAACACAGAggattttcccagtgatgggttgcagctggaaaggcatcctctgcataaagcatttgctggataagttgtcggttcattccgctgtggcaaccccatattgataaagggactaagccgaaaagaaaatgaatgaatgaacacagagGGCAATTTACAGCCGTTTGTCCCTTTTTGACCATGAAAACCACAAGCGTGACGTAACACCAGAGggtaaacaaacttttatttcatgACTCCCACTGGGTCCTTACTTGTTAGGAGAGGAGCTGGTGTTTCTCCGGCGGGTGGGCTGATGTTCAGGGTCGGGTGAACAGGAGGAGCGTGGAGGAGAAGGCCATCCTTTCTGGCCTCTGTAGGCTGTTGAAGGGGTCCAGAAAACTGACTGTAGGGGAGACTGAGTTCGGCTCAGCATGAGAGTGGTCTGAGATGCACACTGGCCGTCAGGTCGTGGTGAGGTTAAGCGCTCTTTGATTTCGTGGACTGGAGTAACTGGACGAGCTGTCAACTTATGGACTGATAAAAGAAATAAATGGAGGTTTTTCAGGAAACATTGATTTAATTCCTAAAAGAAGTTTGTTTAAAGTGTAGGTGATTTACAGGAGATTCTAAGTAAATAATATGAATGGAGAAAATGTTCTCTCTTCTAGCAGGGTttatacggtcatggaaaacctagaaaagtcatggaaattggTTTAACAAACATCTGGGTTAGTTAATATAGGTAAGTTGTCTGTAATTTTTTTCTGTACTTGGCCAAAAGCATGCTCTCACTTTATTAGTGCTGTGTTTGCATTATCTAAACAGCATTATCTAAATATTATCTAAgtcattttacataaatataaaaaataaatataaacaaaatagattgttgcttgttttatgatatgctgtattAAATTTGAAcgttcattgtttttcttatttaccacgtatacat
This Danio aesculapii chromosome 5, fDanAes4.1, whole genome shotgun sequence DNA region includes the following protein-coding sequences:
- the LOC130228647 gene encoding GAS2-like protein 2A, producing the protein MSGIQHASNQSIKPFKSSEEYLYAMKEDLAEWLGDLYNINIDVNTILEMLETGALLCAHANNVTRVADDFLKRLGATEIPLPASGVTFVSSAHPATFLARDNVTNFINWCRKEMGIPDVLMFETDDLVLRKNEKNFVLCLLEVARRASRFGMASPVLIQLEQEIEEEIREEMEESAHPKSQRSLINIQNLDEMVQLLISRCSCPSQFPMVKVSDGKYRVGDSNTLIFVRILRNHVMVRVGGGWDTLEHYLDKHDPCRCTSLVHKLTARPVTPVHEIKERLTSPRPDGQCASQTTLMLSRTQSPLQSVFWTPSTAYRGQKGWPSPPRSSCSPDPEHQPTRRRNTSSSPNKLRERPGTPHVYTCPDSKDSLKTNSNSRKGRDATRTPPVPRLTSSLPRATHHPTTPQLEIQHAQTPLVFQRTLNQVQPQQVPEKNLGQTWTKSQFVSKLRQNSTAGGKGRENQDRADSQESPSRTFQNIRSCPKPPNITVEEAEDNGGPKNSNFTRTFSPFKGLIGAISEAQFNRHRTQAKIPQEESSEKAKNILNVNKRGQVEQEADRSLSKKVQHLVLPVRSNLISSSKSSQSLLDPQKSKANLGGEDRGTERSYLFTPPPLSPAQEAVLYKSLEEEILTNLQQLSIDSETTTSSDEKHHDETPMTSGKIPFDHCKASNRSASLDRATPYRGNRAFDAVIAELSGGQRNLEKVSVEKWVNTLPKGIKGKIEDSQGTTHHLKVSKPCMTSSWSSLGSSMDSKETAEIVMVQANNLNRGTKIPIGRVSCLGNEHVKKQRSSSFKQRRSLRKPERVPSIFKLKLRPCVRPRRDLRSDQKPSKIPKPVFYKKTSCRDGGSHNLRRNNSPHGSFRADSSQGNTWIKSESQVPIMRNVKCQGSSKELPAEPWVLESWV